The segment GTTTGGTCTAATATTAGTGAGGAGTCAGGTTGTTCAGGCCAAGGAGCTTTGTATCGGCATTGAAGGATTGAGTTTTTTTTCCTCAAGTAGGTAGACTCTGAACACTTTGTATACCATTGAACAACATTGAGAAACTCAGTGTAAGCAGTACAAGGATCTGATTTGGATATGATATCTGTATCCGCAAGGCATGGATCTGAAATTGCAGGCATATATTGCCTGTTCAAGCAAGCTTCTACAGAATgtggattccatgttgtgatgtacTGGTCAAAGAAGTGTTTAACTGATTGGACATTTGCAGGATCTGACCAGTCAAGGTCATCAACATTTGGTGCATGTGGTAACCAAAGGAAGCCATGAATATGTGCAGATCCTCattgttgccattcatatctgtacCAGTGGTCAATAGCTTTTAGTTCTTTGACAATCACTTCATCCtgaaagatttgaaatcttaagtgtAAGTACAAAGTTGTaatgtgaggattattgattaaattttTGCTAAATTGTGTTCTGTTGTTAGGTGTTGTGGCTGACTTTGACTTTGGGAATAACTTATGCAAGTCTGGCCATTTTCTGTCAGTTGAGCTTAAGGTGAAGAATAGTGTAGGTGCACCTAACTATTGTATCATTGATGTAAGGTCACATCGGGACTTGCTCCAAAATGCCCGAGTACCACGCAATGAGGCTGCATATCGCATGATGTGATTTTGCAGTTAACTTGATGGTGTGTTCTACAAGTATTCCTTTAAACCATTAAGATTTTGTGGAATGGAAGGCTATCTTGTAGATTAGTCTTAATGAAGACAAAAGTTGATTGCTGGGATCGGTGTCTCATCAtgagattgtagatataatatctaaagcgaacatgttgcccaaatctttgatcatagtatttgatcaagtgcaaagcatattcatgtaaatgtacttgctttgctctttgttgtagtggtaaagcGATTCTAGTAGGGAAAAGCAttgggaatgccatggaaaggaggccttcagtattgtactcattgataggtgTTGCGCTAATTTTTGGCCAAGGAATAACGTTGTTGATGCTATTATCTAAATGGAGGATGTTTTTTATTGCATCGAGTTCAGGTATTGATGATGGTAGTTGTGGGATAAATGAGGAAGTATTCTCCCTAGTTTGTTCTTCGTTATCAACATTCTGTAGAATAGAGgtatcttcaacaacatcttcttgcAGCGAATGCACTACATGCAGCAGCTCTGTAATGTTAGTGGTCTGCTCTGGCAATAGAAGCACTGCATCTAGATCAATGACCACATCcttgtagtattgatcatgtttCATTTTTTAAGTCAATACATTCATGACGTGAAGTTTATTCACGTAACAGTCATAAGTTGAACCTTGCAAATTAGTTCTACAAACAATTAGAATTTCTAATTGGTTAATGTGGCGAGGTAATGTTATAGCAAAATCAaaaatatcttgtgggaagtttATTGTATGGACAGAATATTTGTATTGGCCTCCCCTTGCATGTGTTACTTGTAAAACAGGGGcaattcttgatatgagcatttCCTCTACTTGAGAGAGAgactttaaaatagaaggttgctcacctaggtccatattgtttgataatgagaagCGGTGGAGGCCTTTTTCACCATAACATCTCATGCACACAACTACATGATTGACTTTTTTAATAGTCATGGCCACATACATTTCTTTACAAATAGAACATGGTTGTGTCATCtccaacatatcaatctttttgcGGAAATTAGACAATGTATTTTGAAATGAAGCAGCTTTCATAGCAAGTTCAGGAGCAGTAGAAAATGTTTGATTGAGATTAATTTGCTCAACATCACTCTTTTTTGTTTCTAATAACTTTGCTGAGTTGTTGGAAGATGTATGAAGTGCATGATGCTTCAGTTGTCATTTCTTGGAGATAGTGCCTCTGTTCTTTGCATAATAAGTTCTATTGGTCTGGCTTTtcttcaatttgatagcatcaatttcttgagggcaaagctggatagatatctaatatttgaAAGAGAGTAGACGTATGTCAGGAATTTTATAATTGAACGTAGTTAACTTTGAAGCGTGTATGAAGAATGTATGAGAATTGAAAATTCCTTCATGTATGGTTATGTGATTTTAGAGGATTTTTTGTGTATGTaaattgtttttgttgtgtttttttgtAAATCTAACGatttgttgtgttgtgttgttgCGGTCCTTGACTCAACTTATATGTCTAGCTTTTGATATACTTGTAAATGACTGTAGTTGAAAACTATGGGTTGTGGGAAGTCATAGATTGACTTTGTAGTGTTGTACTACGTACAGAAGTTGTTGTTGGCAACTTGTTTTTTCAAAAGGTAGTATTGTCATATAGGTATTCGTTATATATAGTAATTTTtgatacatacacatgtatgtatacatgtacacatgtatatagacATATGAATTGAATATTTGAAGTGCTGCAtacaaacatatgcacatatataactacacatgtatatatcaCAAAAAttgacactatatatatatatatatatatcagtgtatATATGTTTAATTGTTTGTTGTTCTTAGTTTTTTTGTGTTTTGAAAAGCATGattgtaatataggtatgcacaACTATAGTAAATTCTGAtgcatatagatgtatgtatacatatacacatgtacatatacatataataaaaaaaatcatagttttgtatatgaacatatgcacatatataactacatgtgTATTTCGAAAATACTATAACTATGAATACTTATATATAGTTTTGTATTGTATTGTTATATAGAAAGATATTAGATGAGAAAAAGAACAATACACgtgcatatatgtatattttatttacaaataacaTAGTGTTAATACATTTAAAAGTAGTGAGTATGACTGAAAGTAACTTATGTGaagaggaaaaactttcaaagAGATAATTGGCAGATGTAAGAAATGTTcatatagatatttatagaagCATACTTGTTTTTGTAAAACataattttttgtataggtaaaaGCATTAAATATGAAAATTAGCTAATAGTATAATTGTATTGTAAACTGCAAAGTTTAATAATTAGAAAAGATGCATTATAATTCTAAGTCTCTGTACTTAGGCAGCTAATTTCTGCAAGTAGTGCATGGCACTCAGCTTTGAAGTCAACAGGAGCAACTTTATTGATCGTCATTTTCATCTTGGATTCTGAATTGTATGTCTCAGTAGAACCCAACAGTGTGAATGAATAGTAATGTGATAATGCTCTCTTGATCACTGAGGAAGGTGTCTCTATTGTTGTTGCATCATTTTGTAGTGCATAGAGTTGTCTTgcagttttgtgtagcaagtgatTGCCACCCTCATCAAATGTAGTGCCCCATAGAGTACCTGTGGCATCTTGCAACTTTAGAGGCAAGAGGTAACTATAATTACAGTCTTGGATACTCATTTGACATCTAGAGAAAAACCAAGAATCATCAGCTTGTTGTGTACATTTTTTCTTGCAAGGCCTTCCATTGACCATCAGTAGGCAAGCTGTGTAATAGAAATTTTGGTCATTGACATTGACATAGCGTAGAACAGCTAGCAATGTTGTTTGAATTATTTTTGGTTTGATGCTCATCCACTCACGGATTGAAGAGATTGTCATTCTAGAATATTTGTCATCTATGTGGATAGTTTCTGCAACAAAGGGTACAGCAAGCAAAGGGTCATTTCCTCTTAATGTTAGAAGCTCTGCTTCTGGAAAACTtgggttgatatgtaatgttgtTGCACCTGTTATGTTTACAAGCTTCCCATTGAAATAGCCAACACGAGCATTACATAAAGCAAGGATAACCACACTATCATTGGTCAACATATTTTTCAATTCCAGACCCTTTTGTTCTGCTATTGGGCCCCAtaagttgatgtcaattgttgaacCAGATAGATCATTAATTTTCACCACACGTTTTTGTGTTTGACTGCCATCTTTCCTGTGAATAGGAATGATATCTCCAACATATAGAACAAGACCAATAACGTCAACCAATGTATTATTTGTTAGTTGAAACAATTGACCAGTGGGCGTGAAaagaggagtttgttgatctggttGTTCTTTGTTGGTGCAGTGTTTTAGTATGGACATATCAGACAAGGTGATTTCTAAATGActgtttagtttgttgtaccttGGATTTGCTTCCTTAATAGATCcttttgaaataatataatgtgaACCTATGTCCACACAGTTAAAGTGTAACTTAGCTATCTCATCAAAACATGTATTTCTAATTTCAGAACCATCACAAtcaacaatgtcaaagctaaacacATGGCCATTTTTGGTGGTTGTGCTATATGCCTTAATAGGTCGTTTATGAGTAACTCTCCCTTTGATTGTCCATTGattttggtatggattcaaagttttgatagGACTTATATTTTCAAAAGTTGTTGTTTGTGGGGATGGCAATTCAGTTGCAAACTGAAGCGACCATTTAGATGTTGATGGTCTGTCCTCAGACATAAtttctggttgttgttctttgaataGATATTTTGGTTTACCAAAGAACGGGCAAACACTTTGTTTCACTTCCAGACTAAGTATTACAATAGTCCTGTGAAAACAGGAGACTTCTTCTTAAATTAGTGTTAATTATAcataaatgaaattttaaaaagctgaaacatattgtatttaataatcatagttgatttcctaccttgtgttccatatgtatcGGCATGTATAGCTCGATAACTGGACTATTGTGCCTGTTTTTAGAATATCTGAATCTATCAAAGTAGCATATTTAGAAGGCAAGATTGCCAACTGCATGTATTTGCCATCAGATAACACTAATTTATGTCTATCAGTATCATCCGTGCTATTCTACATTTTCTGAAATGACAAAACTTGTAGCAATGTTGAAGGAAGGTCATCCCCAGCATTGATAGATTGGATTGCAAAAGGGGTAGGGACATACTCTTGGTTTTTtgcctacaaaaaataatatgaatatagaggatttaattttAATGGGAAGCACCTCATATATTTGCTTAGTTGTTAATGTAAAGCTTGTGTTAGTAAATTATGTAATCAAGCTATGGTATGTATACAGTATGCATCTACTTTTGTACTATGCTATAAAAAAAGGATGCATGTGGTAATGAAATGGATGGTATGCAAAAGAGCAATGAACTGTCCAAAAAAAGAGCATAAAAGCTTTCTATATTGAAAAGATTTGATAATTTATCTTACCAAATTATCAATAGCGAAGTGGTCTATGGATTCAGAGGTAGCTATTGAAGATGCcattgtgcatatataccttttgaaaattaaaagtaaattataagAATGATGAATTCTAGTTCTTATATCAGAATACAATCACAAGATGATGTAACCTTATCGAAGGTATACATGCACAAGTAGAGTAAAATTATCTAAGCATAGAGTAACGTtgctacaattttttttgtgtttcaaATGCTAGTGAattgatcataatgtgattgaaACATGCATTGAAAATGATAATTGCTCATATGCTGATAAGCtcaaaaaacattaaatatgaCATAATGATTTATATATTTGAGAGCATATTAGCAAAATATGAGTTTATGCAATCAAAGATCTTTCAAAATATACATGGTTTTGTGTGTTTCGAATGTTAACCAAAATATAAATTtaacttttcaaagattgaataattacaacaacatagGATCAACCCAAGCAACCCATGCGAGGTCATTATTACTCCATTTAAATACTTtgtctcccaatgtgaaaataactgTTGGATCAAGTAATTGTTCAATACTTGGTATTGACAAAGGTGCTACTTCAATACTATGTATGGTTGTTACAACACTAGAAGATGTAGACAGGTTGACTATtgtttgttttggtgatttatgttCATAGTAGGCAATGATCTTTCTGAGGTTACTCTTTAACTTGTCACTTTCTTGCAACATGCGTTCAATTACATTGTTGATGTCCTCTGTTGCTTTCAAATTTGtatccattgttgaaatttgattgtgttagtgtggctattttctatttgaatgACAGATTGGAAATGCATTACTAAAAAAAGTGAACATACAAGAATAATACAGCAAATCTTTAAGtagatcactttttttttttgtgaatgatgatgaatttactATTAACAAACTATAAAAACTTGTAATAATTAGCACAACACATTAAGTTTTGTAAATCATCTAATGACTCAACTTACAAAGCTTTCACTCTGTGAAAGAAGGGtttagttgcatttattttagagtatgtgtgtatatatatccatgtgtatatatacaGGTATACTTCTATATATTAGTGTACATAGATATAAACATATAcatcttatatatatacatatatatctatatttatctTTGAGACtaaaagccttcatgtgcacaGAGTCAATTATTTGATTTGCGTTACACTGGGCAAAGATGGtgtctttaatgatttcatctGAAGGTTGTGCATGAATGTTGACGTTCTTTATGGTTGCTTGCAACcttaaaatctaatttgttttgttgttgtcaacAATATTTTGCTTTGCATTTTTTGGTGTGGAAATTTCCACATAAGGTTATTACCTTTTGTTCTTTGTGTGACTATTTTATGCTCTGTTTCTCAAAGGATGTTGTCTTTAATGatgtctttaatgattttgtcctCGAGGCTGTGCATGAATGTCGACGTTTTTTATGCCTATTTGAACCTTAaaatggaatttgttttattgttgTTGCCAATATTTCGCTCTGCAGTTTTCGCTTTGgaaatgttcgcatagattgttgggttttgttctTTTTCTGAATATTTTGGTGGTTACATTTGGTTCTTGTTGTGACTATTTTATTGGGCTTCCTTGTGAGTTTgacaccattaatggtttgaaattgCAAGGTAAGGTAAGGTTTATTTAAATATGTCTTCGTTTTGTATTGCATTTTGTGTATAGCTTGTTTAGTTTCTGCTTCCATGTTCTTGCAGGGCTTGGTGCTTTCTTTTTGTTCACTAATTGTTTGTAGGTGCCACTACTTCTAGTTTGGAAGCAATTTTCAAAGTTGTTCTCTCTGTTGTTTAATTGTTTGTGGACATGCCTACTTGCACTTTGGAAGGCATTTTTCAGGTTGTTGTGTGAGTTTCACGGCCTGCATGCTATGAATTTGCAATTTAAGTTCCACCGGTTGCAACCATAAAATGTAATCTGTTTTATTGTTGTAAGCTTAATTTCAATCTGTTAATTTTTGACTTGGGTTTGTATATAGAGGTGCAGTTAAGGTTTCTTTTggttgtgtgtatatatattgacTCCTTTATGAGTTGCATGACTTCAATGCTTTGATGTTGTTGCAGGACTGCTCTAAGCACACGAAGGTTTTTATTCAGTAagataaattgatatatatatgtacatcatgtcTATATATttgaacatgtatatatataattgcaTTTGTATAgagatacatacatgtatatatatatatatatatatatagatttatatagaAGTATTCAGACTGTAAAAATTCCTTTATGCTTGCAAGGttgctactttgtttatgttatttaactatttgtgggcgCGACTACTTTCAGACTACAACATAGGGTACCGTATGTAGATATAGATATGCACATGcctatatgtacatacatgcatatatgtgtgtattgatatacatgtatacatgcgtacacatacatgtatgtatatatatgtacatatgtgaattcacatatacatatatcagtACTTGAATGtgttctaaaatatatatatatatatactttgtttatgttttttaaCTGTTTGTGGACGTCACTACATTCAAACTACAAAACAAACACTTTAATAACATAACCAAAGTACTTGTAGGCttgctactttgtttatgttattaaactatttgtggaggtgatgACTTTCAGAGTGCAACATAGAGTaccctatgtatatatacatacgcaGATGGCTATatgtacatgcatgcatatatatatgggtacatgtgtgtattgatatacatgtatacatgcctacacatacatgtatgtatatatatgtacatatgtgtatgcacatatacatatatcagtacttgaaatgttcgcatagattgttggCTTTTGTTCTCGTTCTGATTATTTTGGTGGTTACATTTGGTTCTCGTTGTGACTATTTTACTGGGCTTCCTTGTGAGTTTGACACCGTTAATGGTTTGAAATTGCAAGGTAAGCTCTGTATGCTATGAATTTGCAATTTAAGTTCCAGTTGTTGCAACCATAAAATGTAATGTGTTTTATTGTTGTAAGCTTTATTTTaccctatgtatatatacatacgcagatggctatatatatatatatatatatatatatatatatatatatatatatatatatatatatatatatatatatatatatatatatatatatatatatatctgtgtgtgtgtgtgttcatatacatgtatacatgcctacacatacatgtatgtatatatatgtacatatgtttatgcacatatacatatatgagtaCTTGAATGTGTTCTAAAAAATATATAGAGAGagtttgtttatgttttttaaCTGTTTGTGGACGTGACTACATTCAGACTACAGTGTAGTCTTCTAATAACAAATCTTAGACAGTTAACAATGGAGCACATTCAAGACAGCGTTGTTTGAGAAACAGAGCACATTCATGGAGATGAGCACAGCAAAACATTcttgacaacaacaaaacaaatgagATTTTAGGGTTCTAAGCAGCAAACTAAAACACTTCTAACATAAGGCAGAATTTCATTAGTAAcagaatggtgaaaagctaaatacCTCTCAAAGTGAACAGAGACGATGGAGACTGAAAAGTAATCACGTCCACAAAGATTTAAATGACATAACCAAAGTAACAATCCTGCGAGCACAACATACCCAAAAATAAGAACGGTATGAAACAATGCATTAgaaattttgaaaagtttaaaaacaaaataaacaagtaCCTGGAAACGTAAAACTATTAACGTCGACAAGCTCAGAAACAAGCCCAATAAAACATCCCGCATTGGTGCACATCATCGGAGAcgaaaagattaaaacaaagtaaAAAACTTAAAGGAATAAAAATCTGTAAATAGCAAAACCGAAGTAAAACCCTACTACACGAAACTGAGAAATAACCAGACTATAGAAAAAGccattacaaaacaaaaaagaatctatagaacttaccttgcaaattcaaaccatgcACTCAGAGTgaaacagttaaataacatagacaaagtaacaaccctgcaagTAGAGGCAAGGAGGAAATAAGCAGATTATAATAAAAAACCATtacaaaacccaaaaagaatttaataaaatcaatgcttaccttaataattcaacaattcatGGCAGACAACTATATGCAACCTTATGCGAATATTTGCAGACTGAAACATTGCCCACAACAATAAAATCAATTAGAATTTATGGTGCAAAGGGCCCATAAAGAATctaacataaacaaacaaacaaccttGCAAGCACATCAAAGCATTCAAGGCATAAAGCTCATAAAGGAGTGGAATAAAATAGGCACAATACGACGTGAAAGTCAGAAACCAGCCTTAAAAATGGCCTCGAAAGTGCAAGTAACCACGCCCACAAAcatttaaagaacataaacaaaccgACAATTCTGCAAGCACAGAGAAGGGAAAAATAATaccaaagactaccttgctaattCAAAGCTTTCACGGCTTGGAACTCACAGAACAACCTGGAAAATTGCTTGCAAACTCGAAGGAGTGACGCCCACAAACAGTTAAGCAACAGAAACAAAGGAGCAACCCTGTAAGCACATGGAGCCAAGAAATCAAGAAAACTTGCAACTTTAAACCATTAATGGTGTCAACCTCAAAAGGAAGCCCAGCAAAATACTCAGAACGCGAACCAAACGTAACCACTAAAATAGTCAAAACgagaacaaaacccaacaatctattgCAACATTTGCAAAGGGAAAATTGTAGAGGGAACATTTGTAAAGCGAAGTGCACATTTTTAAATAACAGAAGCTTACCTTCAAACTTCAAACC is part of the Cryptomeria japonica chromosome 10, Sugi_1.0, whole genome shotgun sequence genome and harbors:
- the LOC131053431 gene encoding replication protein A 70 kDa DNA-binding subunit A-like; translation: MSEDRPSTSKWSLQFATELPSPQTTTFENISPIKTLNPYQNQWTIKGRVTHKRPIKAYSTTTKNGHVFSFDIVDCDGSEIRNTCFDEIAKLHFNCVDIGSHYIISKGSIKEANPRYNKLNSHLEITLSDMSILKHCTNKEQPDQQTPLFTPTGQLFQLTNNTLVDVIGLVLYVGDIIPIHRKDGSQTQKRVVKINDLSGSTIDINLWGPIAEQKGLELKNMLTNDSVVILALCNARVGYFNGKLVNITGATTLHINPSFPEAELLTLRGNDPLLAVPFVAETIHIDDKYSRMTISSIREWMSIKPKIIQTTLLAVLRYVNVNDQNFYYTACLLMVNGRPCKKKCTQQADDSWFFSRCQMSIQDCNYSYLLPLKLQDATGTLWGTTFDEGGNHLLHKTARQLYALQNDATTIETPSSVIKRALSHYYSFTLLGSTETYNSESKMKMTINKVAPVDFKAECHALLAEISCLSTET